A genomic stretch from Setaria viridis chromosome 1, Setaria_viridis_v4.0, whole genome shotgun sequence includes:
- the LOC117850619 gene encoding uncharacterized protein isoform X2: MAVDEVTSVYVGGLPYEANEDMLRDAFGYYGTIVSVKVINDHTVKGKCYGFVTFTHPKAAENAIAGMDGKKIGNRIVRVNEVRTRGPRDFGRDGFRRDPRRYGRDPYWDRRDRERSYDRERDPYHDRDSDRSREYDRDRDYEHGGFNREIDYPMDRDHEVDERRPRDHDREVEMNNMDSDNDRDKEHGSRKRFSRPKGRDSRDLSSSSGDLQNEGKNHMDKAIQMREGLENEVNQMKDKIAAKEQHIADLQKKAQKLEDELVAARKVSSERQLAVTDLYKHFLQLQDYNDRVKTAEQKLQSLVGAAMVELDMAEDATTRDGSMYENGVV; encoded by the exons ATGGCGGTGGACGAGGTCACCTCGGTCTACGTCGGCGGCCTGCCCTACGAGGCCAACGAGGACATGCTCCGCGACGCCTTCGGGTACTACGGCACCATCGTCTCCGTCAAG GTGATAAATGATCATACTGTCAAAGGCAAGTGCTATGGTTTTGTTACTTTCACTCACCCCAAAGCTGCTGAGAATGCAATTGCAGGCATGGACGGCAAG AAAATAGGCAATCGCATTGTTAGAGTAAATGAAGTGCGTACAAGAGGTCCCCGAGATTTCGGCCGTGATGGTTTTCGACGAGATCCTAGAAGGTATGGTAGAGATCCATACTGGGACAGAAGGGATAGGGAACGGAGCTACGATCGTGAGAGAGATCCCTACCATGACAGGGATAGTGATAGATCCCGTGAGTATGATAGAGACAGAGATTATGAGCATGGTGGCTTTAATCGAGAAATCGATTATCCCATGGATCGCGATCATGAAGTAGATGAGAGGCGTCCTAGAGACCATGATCGTGAGGTGGAAATGAACAATATGGATTCAGATAATGACAGAGACAAGGAGCATGGATCAAGAAAACGGTTCAG CCGTCCAAAAGGTCGTGATAGCAGAGATTTATCAAGTTCCAGTGGTGATCTTCAAAATGAA GGAAAAAATCACATGGACAAGGCCATTCAGATGCGTGAGGGCCTTGAAAATGAG GTTAACCAGATGAAAGATAAAATTGCAGCAAAAGAACAGCACATTGCAGACTTGCAGAAGAAAGCTCAG AAATTAGAGGATGAATTGGTTGCTGCACGGAAAGTCTCTTCGGAACGACAATTAGCTGTTACAGAC TTGTACAAACATTTTCTCCAACTTCAAGACTACAATGACAGAGTCAAGACGGCTGAACAGAAGCTTCAG TCTCTTGTCGGCGCTGCAATGGTTGAGCTTGACATGGCTGAAGATGCTACAACCAGGGATGGTTCGATGTACGAGAATGGCGTGGTTTGA
- the LOC117850619 gene encoding uncharacterized protein isoform X1 — protein MAVDEVTSVYVGGLPYEANEDMLRDAFGYYGTIVSVKVINDHTVKGKCYGFVTFTHPKAAENAIAGMDGKKIGNRIVRVNEVRTRGPRDFGRDGFRRDPRRYGRDPYWDRRDRERSYDRERDPYHDRDSDRSREYDRDRDYEHGGFNREIDYPMDRDHEVDERRPRDHDREVEMNNMDSDNDRDKEHGSRKRFSRPKGRDSRDLSSSSGDLQNEQGKNHMDKAIQMREGLENEVNQMKDKIAAKEQHIADLQKKAQKLEDELVAARKVSSERQLAVTDLYKHFLQLQDYNDRVKTAEQKLQSLVGAAMVELDMAEDATTRDGSMYENGVV, from the exons ATGGCGGTGGACGAGGTCACCTCGGTCTACGTCGGCGGCCTGCCCTACGAGGCCAACGAGGACATGCTCCGCGACGCCTTCGGGTACTACGGCACCATCGTCTCCGTCAAG GTGATAAATGATCATACTGTCAAAGGCAAGTGCTATGGTTTTGTTACTTTCACTCACCCCAAAGCTGCTGAGAATGCAATTGCAGGCATGGACGGCAAG AAAATAGGCAATCGCATTGTTAGAGTAAATGAAGTGCGTACAAGAGGTCCCCGAGATTTCGGCCGTGATGGTTTTCGACGAGATCCTAGAAGGTATGGTAGAGATCCATACTGGGACAGAAGGGATAGGGAACGGAGCTACGATCGTGAGAGAGATCCCTACCATGACAGGGATAGTGATAGATCCCGTGAGTATGATAGAGACAGAGATTATGAGCATGGTGGCTTTAATCGAGAAATCGATTATCCCATGGATCGCGATCATGAAGTAGATGAGAGGCGTCCTAGAGACCATGATCGTGAGGTGGAAATGAACAATATGGATTCAGATAATGACAGAGACAAGGAGCATGGATCAAGAAAACGGTTCAG CCGTCCAAAAGGTCGTGATAGCAGAGATTTATCAAGTTCCAGTGGTGATCTTCAAAATGAA CAGGGAAAAAATCACATGGACAAGGCCATTCAGATGCGTGAGGGCCTTGAAAATGAG GTTAACCAGATGAAAGATAAAATTGCAGCAAAAGAACAGCACATTGCAGACTTGCAGAAGAAAGCTCAG AAATTAGAGGATGAATTGGTTGCTGCACGGAAAGTCTCTTCGGAACGACAATTAGCTGTTACAGAC TTGTACAAACATTTTCTCCAACTTCAAGACTACAATGACAGAGTCAAGACGGCTGAACAGAAGCTTCAG TCTCTTGTCGGCGCTGCAATGGTTGAGCTTGACATGGCTGAAGATGCTACAACCAGGGATGGTTCGATGTACGAGAATGGCGTGGTTTGA
- the LOC117851317 gene encoding plastidic ATP/ADP-transporter, producing MESGLVASHRLRLPLPSAGARNHLLRNRHPLAAPAAAPALRLSLPRHLPRPTPLRLPAALPLRPSLPPLRAAAAAAVPGDDAPKFLGVETKTLKKIVPLGLMFFCILFNYTILRDTKDVLVVTAKGSSAEIIPFLKTWVNLPMAVGFMLLYTKLADVLSKEALFYAVIFPFIAFFGAFAYVLYPMRDAIHPTALADRLLASLGPSFLGPVAILRVWSFCLFYVMAELWGSVVISVLFWGFANQITTVEEAKEFYPLFGLGANVALIFSGRTVKYFSNMRKNLGPGVDGWAISLKAMMSIVVVLGLVITGIYWGVNKFVIDKSSMPVVERKKKDKPKLSMGESMKVLLSSRYVRDLATLVVAYGISINLVEVTWKSKLKAQFPSPNEYSSFMGDFSTATGIATFTMMLLGRVILRKFGWGVAATITPAVLLLTGVGFFSLILFGEPLTPLMTQFGMTPLLAAVYVGAMQNIFSKSAKYSLFDPCKEMAYIPLDEDMKVKGKAAIDVVCNPLGKSGGALIQQFMILSFGSLANSTPYLGGILLVIVLAWLGAVRSLDSQFSPLAKQDLEREKMLKAKTVETTAQVVGTGNGSLQESLGSETSANGSAIKQSQETESTTPEKSGQQSQ from the exons atggaGTCCGGCCTCGTCGCaagccaccgcctccgcctcccgctcccctccgccggcgcgcgcaACCACCTCCTCCGAAACCGCCACcccctcgccgccccggccgcggcgcctgCCCTACGCCTTAGCCTCCCGCGCCACCTCCCCCGTCCCaccccgctccgcctccccgccgcgctCCCGCTCCGCCCTTCCCTCCcgcccctccgcgccgccgccgccgccgcggtgcccgGTGACGACGCGCCCAAGTTCCTGGGCGTGGAGACGAAGACGCTCAAGAAGATCGTGCCCCTGGGGCTCATGTTCTTCTGCATCCTCTTCAACTACACCATCCTGCGGGACACCAAGGACGTGCTCGTCGTCACCGCCAAGGGCAGCAGCGCCGAGATCATCCCTTTCCTCAAGACCTGGGTCAACCTGCCCATGGCCGTCGGCTTCATGCTCCTCTACACCAAGCTCGCCGACGTCCTCTCCAAGGAAGCGCTCTTCTACGCCGTCATCTTCCCATTCATCGCCTTCTTCGGGGCCTTCGCATACGTGCTCTACCCCATGCGCGATGCCATCCACCCCACCGCGCTCGCCGACCGACTCCTCGCCTCGCTCGGACCCAGCTTCCTCGGGCCCGTCGCCATCCTCCGAGTCTGGAGCTTCTGCCTCTTCTACGTCATGGCCGAGCTCTGGGGCAGCGTCGTCATATCAGTCCTCTTCTGGGGGTTCGCCAACCAG ATTACCACGGTTGAAGAGGCCAAAGAGTTTTACCCGCTGTTCGGGCTAGGGGCCAATGTGGCGCTCATTTTCTCTGGCCGCACGGTGAAATACTTCTCAAACATGAGGAAGAATTTGGGCCCTGGGGTTGATGGATGGGCAATTTCATTGAAGGCCATGATGAGCATAGTGGTTGTACTGGGTCTGGTCATCACTGGTATCTATTGGGGAGTGAACAAGTTTGTTATTGACAAATCATCTATGCCAGTGGTTGAGCGGAAAAAGAAG GACAAGCCGAAGCTCAGCATGGGCGAGAGCATGAAGGTGCTATTGTCATCTCGGTATGTGAGGGATCTTGCCACATTGGTCGTTGCTTATGGAATAAGCATTAACCTTGTTGAGGTGACATGGAAATCAAAATTGAAGGCGCAG TTCCCGAGCCCTAACGAATATTCTTCATTCATGGGCGATTTCTCAACTGCTACTGGCATAGCTACATTTACAATGATGTTGTTAGGGAGAGTAATTCTTAGAAAGTTCGGGTGGGGAGTTGCAGCTACGATCACACCTGCAGTGTTGCTTCTCACAGGAGTTGGATTCTTCTCTCTGATTTTGTTTGGTGAGCCACTGACTCCTCTCATGACCCAGTTTGGAATGACGCCTTTGCTTGCGGCAGTCTATGTTGGAGCAATGCAGAACATTTTCAGTAAGAGTGCAAAATACAGTTTATTTGATCCTTGCAAAGAGATGGCGTACATTCCTTTGGATGAGGATATGAAG GTTAAAGGTAAAGCAGCTATTGATGTGGTCTGCAATCCCTTGGGGAAATCTGGAGGTGCTTTGATTCAGCAGTTCATGATCCTGTCGTTTGGATCTCTTGCGAATTCAACGCCCTACCTTGGTGGAATACTCCTGGTGATTgttcttgcatggttgggtgctGTAAGGTCCCTTGACTCACAGTTCTCTCCCCTGGCAAAGCAAGATCTCGAGAGAGAAAAGATGCTGAAAGCAAAGACTGTCGAAACAACCGCCCAAGTAGTCGGGACAGGAAACGGTTCTCTCCAAGAAAGTCTAGGTAGCGAGACCTCTGCAAATGGCTCGGCCATCAAGCAGTCTCAAGAAACCGAGAGTACCACCCCGGAGAAATCTGGCCAACAGTCTCAATAA